In the genome of Dermacentor andersoni chromosome 3, qqDerAnde1_hic_scaffold, whole genome shotgun sequence, one region contains:
- the LOC129386771 gene encoding uncharacterized protein, with the protein MRRKPPIIIYSPLGPLKAPITPLGDRSHSLGPCSTVRGSFPDNLTTSQKMKTTLIILAVVTLSLVISAVECGGEEHRKKSEKLMKCLEGSDVDAKKGRIMKALKSCKEEGKSKQEMKPCFIEKLGLSEDEKKCLTAENA; encoded by the exons ATGAGGCGGAAACCTCCTATCATCATCTACTCTCCTCTGGGGCCTTTAAAGGCGCCCATCACGCCCCTCGGAGACCGCAGTCACTCACTCGGACCCTGTTCAACTGTGCGCGGCTCCTTTCCAGACAACCTCACAACCTCGCAGAAAATGAAGACTACCCTAATTATCCTCGCCGTTGTAACCTTGTCGCTGGTCATCTCTGCCGTGGAGTGCGGTGGCGAGGAAC ATAGGAAAAAAAGCGAGAAACTTATGAAATGCCTTGAAGGAAGCGACGTAGATGCTAAGAAAGGACGCATAATGAAG GCCCTCAAGAGCTGCAAGGAAGAAGGTAAATCGAAGCAGGAGATG AAGCCATGCTTCATAGAGAAACTC GGATTATCGGAGGACGAAAAG